Proteins from a genomic interval of Fusarium oxysporum Fo47 chromosome I, complete sequence:
- a CDS encoding ribosomal protein L14p/L23e, translating to MTLGLPVGAVMNCADNSGARNLYIIAVKGIGARLNRLPAGGVGDMVMATVKKGKPELRKKVHPAVIVRQSKPWKRFDGVFLYFEDNAGVIVNPKGEMKGSAITGPVGKEAAELWPRIASNSGVVM from the exons atgacCCTGGGTCTCCCTGT CGGTGCCGTCATGAACTGCGCCGACAACTCGGGTGCCCGAAACCTCTACATCATCGCCGTCAAGGGTATCGGTGCCCGCCTGAACCGATTGCCCGCCGGTGGTGTCGGTGACATGGTCATGGCCACCGtcaagaagggaaagcctGAGCTCCGAAAGAAGGTCCACCCCGCCGTCATCGTCCGACAGTCCAAGCCCTGGAAGCGATTCGACGGTGTCTTCCTGTACTTTGAGGACAACGCTGGTGTC ATCGTCAACCCCAAGGGTGAGATGAAGGGCTCTGCCATCACTGGCCCCGTCGGTaaggaggctgctgagctGTGGCCC CGTATTGCCAGCAACTCCGGTGTCGTCATGTAA
- a CDS encoding fungal-specific transcription factor domain-containing protein yields MSGYLEGMALGFGFNVSEGLDSAQQSTASPSSNTQQDASFHTQPNSFQGNVTVYQTTGPDAHTSPIHLPGSNTPALNPRSCVTCRRRKVRCDKQMPCSNCRRAQIPCVFPAPGRAPRQPRRKDPNAPTKNSSQREIELMKRLRKLEGIVEELSGQIEVESGGKGPSSTNSPEAHAGQTTSFDASAHNAQRQSSNAGSHAGNIGRIDDSPRGGSDATSEQSETARKNMHKKFGRLVLSDTGGSQRYVSHGFWSKLNDELDSIREETQKLTDEDLDESDEDETLDTSPASALSGNHNAWIFGYRSADVDLDKYWPLPSHIPFLWSVYQENVEPLLKVLHIPTMEPIFRDARKDHKQLSPANEALVWSIYYAALTSLEPDEVRANLGLNKEDVIVQYRFAVEQALAKANFLNSLETPIMQALIIFILVVKGQDGSRFCWSLTGLVAHLAQGMGLHRDGSHFDLSPFETEMRRRLWWSLLLLDLRSADELGTDLIIQDFNYDTQMPSNINDTDIKPDSTEAPEPREGHSDCSLALVRFEIAGFGRRLVRLSSASMSFCPQGMPYKDTSLAERERMLIEVYNRVEQKFLKHHTGDSDPLHWMAASIARIIMAKMTLVIYQPVLFPGSEGEGTLSEEAKERAYVAAIEIAEYNHILNNDSRSKQFRWLFKTYTNWSAMAYFLIASCRRPWTPLVERGWEAVNGYEGRPGQLVRSAEYATVVMPIRKLYMRAQRHRAAEIARLRGNPEEARRLEFEERTNPRYQARFGQDADGAANKMEEIREKWKVLVRSDGSNVPISTPAELSPVMPPSMLQPKQEQVPSRPRTPSAYDVPATLDLSDTTMGYMNDLMADTTPFPMVNFWPLQDVGSVQIKAMGTGMTPMSNTSQLPQYTIQPGDTGQQFSPQTMQFPKDDNPPPYLWGGQFPSVNSTSDNTGLDDVDMLGDDFNWHTWSQNVRGL; encoded by the exons ATGTCGGGCTACCTCGAGGGCATGGCCCTCGGATTTGGCTTCAATGTATCTGAGGGGCTTGATTCTGCGCAACAGTCCACAGCATCGCCTTCATCCAATACCCAGCAAGATGCTTCGTTCCACACCCAACCGAATTCTTTTCAAGGCAACGTTACTGTCTATCAGACAACAGGGCCCGACGCCCATACAAGCCCAATCCACCTTCCCGGAAGCAATACGCCCGCCCTGAATCCGCGATCATGCGTAACCTGCCGCCGTCGCAAAGTTCGATGCGACAAGCAGATGCCGTGTTCCAACTGTCGTCGAGCACAGATTCCCTGTGTCTTCCCCGCCCCCGGAAGAGCGCCGCGACAGCCGCGTCGAAAAGATCCAAATGCGCCCACCAAGAACTCGAGTCAGCGCGAGATAGAATTGATGAAGAGGCTTAGGAAGTTGGAGGGCATTGTGGAAGAGCTAAGCGGTCagattgaggttgagtctGGCGGTAAAGGCCCCTCATCAACCAATTCACCTGAAGCGCATGCAGGTCAAACCACATCGTTTGACGCCTCGGCGCATAATGCTCAACGGCAATCGTCGAATGCAGGTTCTCACGCAGGCAACATTGGGAGGATTGATGACAGCCCAAGGGGGGGCAGTGATGCTACAAGCGAACAGAGCGAGACTGCTCGCAAGAACATGCATAAAAAGTTTGGACGACTGGTTTTGAGCGACACTGGAGGAAGCCAAAGATACGTTAGTCATGGTTTTTGGTCGAAGCTCAATGACGAG CTCGATTCAATACGGGAAGAGACTCAGAAGCTTACTGATGAAGACTTGGATGAGTCTGACGAGGATGAAACTCTAGACACCTCACCCGCATCCGCACTCTCGGGAAACCACAACGCCTGGATATTTGGTTACCGCTCTGCAGACGTGGATCTTGATAAATACTGGCCCCTGCCTTCCCATATACCGTTCCTATGGTCTGTTTATCAGGAGAATGTGGAACCGTTGCTCAAAGTGCTGCACATTCCAACTATGGAGCCCATCTTTCGGGATGCGCGAAAAGATCACAAACAACTGTCTCCTGCAAATGAGGCACTAGTCTGGTCAATATACTATGCTGCACTTACATCCCTGGAACCTGACGAG GTGCGAGCCAACCTTGGTCTTAACAAGGAGGATGTTATTGTGCAGTACCGTTTTGCAGTCGAACAAGCCCTTGCCAAAGCCAACTTCCTGAACTCATTAGAGACTCCAATTATGCAAGCGTTGATCATTTTTATTCTCGTGGTTAAGGGTCAAGATGGAAGTCGTTTCTGTTGGTCTTTGACAGGCTTGGTGGCGCACCTTGCTCAAGGCATGGGCCTCCATCGCGATGGGTCGCACTTCGACCTAAGTCCTTTTGAAACGGAGATGCGAAGGCGTCTCTGGTGGTCGTTACTTCTACTGGATCTTCGATCGGCCGATGAGCTGGGTACTGATCTCATCATCCAAGACTTTAATTATGACACACAGATGCCGAGTAATATCAATGATACCGATATCAAGCCCGACTCAACGGAAGCCCCAGAGCCCAGAGAAGGTCACTCTGACTGTTCGCTGGCACTTGTTCGTTTCGAAATTGCTGGCTTTGGAAGGCGTCTGGTTCGACTATCATCCGCCTCGATGTCATTCTGCCCCCAAGGAATGCCTTACAAGGACACCAGCCTCGCGGAGCGAGAGCGCATGCTCATCGAGGTTTACAATAGAGTTGAGCAAAAGTTTTTGAAACACCACACCGGCGATTCTGATCCGTTACATTGGATGGCTGCTTCAATTGCGcgcatcatcatggccaagatgaCGTTGGTAATTTACCAGCCGGTCCTCTTCCCAGGCTCCGAGGGCGAAGGTACACTTTCGGAAGAGGCAAAAGAACGTGCCTACGTTGCAGCGATTGAGATTGCCGAATACAATCACATCTTGAATAACGACTCGAGGTCTAAACAGTTTAGGTGGCTGTTCAAAACCTACACCAACTGGTCAGCTATGGCCTACTTCCTTATCGCCAGTTGCCGTCGACCGTGGACTCCTCTTGTGGAACGCGGGTGGGAAGCCGTTAATGGATACGAGGGTAGACCAGGACAACTGGTGCGATCTGCCGAATACGCAACTGTCGTGATGCCTATCAGGAAACTTTACATGAGAGCCCAAAGGCACCGCGCGGCAGAAATTGCTCGACTTCGCGGAAATCCCGAAGAAGCACGTCGGCTGGAATTCGAAGAAAGGACGAATCCCAGATACCAGGCTAGGTTTGGGCAAGATGCGGACGGTGCAGCCAACAAGATGGAAGAAATAAGGGAGAAATGGAAGGTTCTGGTGCGGTCTGATGGAAGTAACGTACCAATCTCGACGCCAGCTGAGCTGAGCCCTGTTATGCCACCGTCGATGCTCCAGCCAAAACAAGAACAAGTACCATCCCGCCCTCGGACACCATCAGCCTATGACGTTCCGGCAACGCTCGACCTTTCTGATACGACCATGGGTTACATGAATGACCTAATGGCAGACACCACACCCTTCCCCATGGTAAATTTCTGGCCACTGCAGGACGTCGGCTCTGTTCAAATCAAGGCCATGGGGACAGGAATGACGCCAATGTCAAACACCTCTCAGTTACCGCAATATACGATACAACCAGGAGATACTGGCCAACAGTTCTCACCACAGACCATGCAATTCCCCAAGGACGACAACCCACCCCCTTACCTCTGGGGCGGGCAGTTCCCGTCGGTAAACTCAACCTCTGATAATACAGGCTTGGACGATGTTGATATGCTTGGAGATGATTTCAACTGGCACACCTGGAGCCAGAATGTTCGCGGTTTGTAG
- a CDS encoding uncharacterized protein (expressed protein) yields MVHKCRRSLILISLIYECVLTNSWPGLRNLVASWLMGVAMRRHAHQTPLACEDQRSTDILGFTEFTRIKLRFD; encoded by the coding sequence ATGGTACACAAATGCCGAAGATCTCTGATATTGATAAGCTTGATTTATGAGTGTGTGTTAACTAATTCTTGGCCTGGTTTGAGGAATTTGGTTGCATCTTGGCTTATGGGAGTTGCGATGAGACGTCATGCCCATCAGACGCCTCTTGCATGTGAAGATCAACGGTCCACGGATATCCTTGGCTTTACTGAGTTTACTCGAATTAAGTTGAGATTTGATAA
- a CDS encoding RS21_NEUCR 40S ribosomal protein S21 (hypothetical protein FOXB_10146) codes for MENDRGEIVDLYVPRKCSATNRIIKAKDHGSVQISIAKVDENGRAIQGENHVYALCGFVRAMGESDDSLNRLAQRDGLLKSVWSGQR; via the exons ATGGAGAACGACCGCGGCGAGATTGTGGACCT TTACGTCCCCCGCAAGTGCAGCGCCACCAACCGcatcatcaaggccaaggatcACGGCTCTGTCCAGATCTCCATCGCCAAGGTTGACGAGAACGGCCGTGCCATCCAGGGCGAGAACCACGTCTACGCCCTCTGCGGTTTCGTCCGAGCCATGGGCGAGAGCGACGACTCCCTCAACCGACTGGCCCAGCGCGACGGTCTCCTCAAGAGCGTCTGGAGCGGACAGCGATAA
- a CDS encoding photolyase — MSLLRLCIHASPLRALRYSFIPNRVQLARSTTILHPARFTTMPPKRTKRESSSPPAKKAKTSKTNGSSTSDALRQPHHKAGEAEENGIAIRKFYPPEMSNARARAYNNNELPRPIEVLISALENTAQERKSIDVKKAVVHWFKMDLRLSDNRALALASDKAKEAGVPLIAMYIISPQDYEAHLRSPVRVDFMLRTLEVIKHDLAKLDIPLYVETVEKRKRVPDRILELMDQWGAGHLYANMEYEVDELRREASMIRDFAENGKAFEVVHDTCVVPPGELHTGAGKQYAVYTPWYRSWVAHIHENLDLLELYEPPEKNPSSARKDFAKLFDVEIPDAPKSKRLDGEEKERLRSLWPCGEHEAKKRLDKFCEEMIGNYQKKRNIPAEAGTSSISVHLASGTISARTCVRTARDRNKTKKLNGGNEGIQTWISEVAWRDFYKHVLVHWPYVCMNKPFKPEYSNISWSYDNEHFAAWCEGRTGFPIVDAAMRQLNHLGYMHNRCRMIVACFLAKDLLLDWRKGERYFMEHLVDGDFASNNGGWGFSASVGVDPQPYFRIFNPLLQSEKFDPDGDYIRKWVPELKDLDRKAIHDPYNRGAGSKAKKNGYPAPIVTHKDCRDRALAAYKEGLASGE; from the exons ATGTCACTGTTAAGACTTTGCATTCATGCATCACCACTAAGAGCCTTGAGATATTCTTTCATACCGAACCGCGTTCAACTTGCAAGAAGCACGACGATATTACACCCCGCAAGATTCACCACAATGCCTCCCAAGAGAACCAAACGCGAGTCTTCATCGCCTCCGGCcaaaaaggcaaagacatcTAAGACAAACGGTTCCAGTACCTCAGATGCTTTGCGCCAACCTCATCACAAGGCTGGAGAAGCCGAAGAGAATGGAATCGCGATCCGGAAATTTTACCCTCCAGAAATGAGCAATGCGAGAGCTCGCGCCTACAACAACAATGAGCTTCCGCGGCCAATTGAGGTACTTATCAGTGCCCTCGAGAATACAGCGCAGGAGCGCAAGAGTATCGACGTAAAGAAAGCCGTCGTCCATTGGTTCAAGATGGACTTGCGGCTATCCGACAACAGAGCTTTGGCTCTGGCCAGTGATAAGGCAAAAGAAGCAGGAGTTCCTTTAATTGCGATGTATATCATCAGCCCCCAAGACTATGAGGCTCACCTGAGATCCCCAGTACGTGTGGATTTCATGCTGCGAACTCTGGAAGTCATCAAACATGATCTTGCAAAGCTCGATATTCCTTTGTACGTGGAGAcagttgagaagaggaagcgtGTTCCCGACCGGATCTTGGAGCTCATGGACCAATGGGGCGCCGGCCATTTGTACGCCAATATGGAATACGAAGTTGACGAATTGAGGCGCGAGGCCTCGATGATCAGGGATTTTGCAGAGAATGGCAAGGCATTCGAAGTCGTCCATGATACCTGCGTCGTCCCTCCAGGAGAACTCCACACTGGCGCTGGGAAGCAGTATGCAGTGTACACTCCATGGTATCGGTCATGGGTTGCTCACATTCATGAGAATCTTGATCTTTTAGAGTTGTACGAACCACCTGAGAAGAACCCTAGCAGTGCGCGAAAGGACTTTGCGAAACTCTTCGATGTTGAAATTCCGGACGCCCCCAAAAGCAAACGGCTTGATGGCGAAGAAAAGGAGCGATTGCGCTCACTTTGGCCATGTGGAGAGCACGAGGCGAAGAAGCGTCTGGACAAATTCTGTGAAGAGATGATCGGCAActaccagaagaagagaaatatCCCAGCTGAGGCTGGGACTTCTTCTATATCGGTACATCTGGCGTCTGGCACGATCAGTGCGAGAACATGTGTACGGACCGCACGTGATAGAAACAAGACGAAGAAGTTGAATGGTGGTAATGAAGGTATCCAAACATGGATCAGTGAGGTTGCTTGGCGAGACTTTTATAAGCACGTTTTGGTCCATTGGCCCTATGTCTG CATGAACAAGCCTTTCAAGCCCGAATACTCAAACATCTCATGGTCATACGACAACGAACATTTTGCCGCTTGGTGTGAGGGAAGAACAGGCTTTCCCATCGTCGATGCGGCGATGCGACAGCTGAACCATTTGGGATACATGCACAACCGCTGTCGCATGATTGTCGCTTGTTTTCTGGCAAAGGACCTCCTGCTAGACTG GCGAAAGGGCGAAAGGTACTTCATGGAGCATCTTGTCGATGGTGACTTTGCTTCAAATAATGGTGGATGGGGTTTCAGCGccagtgttggtgttgaccCTCAGCCTTACTTCCGCATCTTCAATCCCTTACTACAGAGCGAGAAATTTGACCCTGATGGCGATTACATCCGCAAATGGGTTCCCGAGCTTAAGGATCTTGATAGAAAGGCTATTCATGATCCATACAATCGAGGCGCTGGatccaaagccaagaagaacggcTATCCTGCACCGATTGTTACGCATAAGGATTGTCGGGATCGAGCGTTGGCAGCATACAAGGAAGGCCTTGCAAGCGGCGAGTGA
- a CDS encoding XRCC4-like factor-domain-containing protein, with protein sequence MSQIKSWRTLPLDSSPDFPVLLVSFHTDTSAYTIHVTDMANMWSETLDRKAIFMRGWNENTSIDPSDTPDNMAKLLGCLNTALDSSHPRHNEASIRLDRDSRSDAGDHDLVLNITYEIPGLQPLKWPMYLKKLPPSSIAKHLVLPLIQAHHAKDVEIEFLTRSLGNKDAVLNKLLDKLEAVGTGMEHVFNALSGKKKISRAAAAEKVPGLAPFDRRRWKSGLAYEEDCPNDAESLVQNVFEKGGLQFEPIIDSVESPRLDQWWQDFKGASSAAHPPQYKAAVAKDKSPTPQDSAKARIEEDDDDFQVQSTPPHLLPQGKSMHAKETLVADDASTEGESIASAGSVSPGPGTRKPNKPVRKIGALGGKKQSTPPLSPNPVQSHAQKKSLSQQHDDSETASESEDDDKPATAEVEKSAPSTSSPPRPAANRSGLGRIGGNKTERLVEEQPVTLNPEAGEPSTAAVSHRHSNKLGAIGKHKDNINEAMKTTNEDNRRSRTATKEVTAESRPRETSQERADRRREELKKELEKKAAAGPAKKKRRF encoded by the coding sequence ATGTCACAGATCAAGTCATGGCGGACCCTTCCGCTTGATTCTTCCCCCGACTTCCCAGTATTGTTGGTGTCCTTCCATACAGACACATCGGCCTACACTATTCACGTAACTGATATGGCCAATATGTGGTCTGAAACACTTGATCGTAAGGCGATCTTTATGAGAGGTTGGAACGAGAACACTAGTATCGACCCTAGCGATACGCCTGATAACATGGCCAAACTCTTGGGCTGCCTCAATACTGCTCTGGATTCTTCTCACCCAAGACACAATGAGGCGAGCATTCGTCTAGATCGCGATTCCCGGTCTGACGCGGGTGATCATGACCTCGTCTTGAACATCACCTATGAAATACCTGGATTACAGCCGCTCAAGTGGCCCATGTatttgaagaagctgccgCCCTCCAGCATCGCAAAGCATCTTGTGCTGCCTTTAATTCAGGCACACCACGCAAAGGATGTTGAAATCGAATTTCTAACTCGATCTCTGGGGAACAAAGACGCAgttctcaacaagctcctGGACAAGTTAGAAGCCGTGGGTACAGGTATGGAGCATGTCTTTAATGCTTTGtctgggaagaagaagatctctAGAGCTGCGGCTGCGGAGAAAGTGCCTGGTCTTGCTCCTTTCGACCGTCGGCGCTGGAAGTCTGGCCTTGCGTATGAAGAGGACTGCCCGAACGACGCCGAGTCCTTAGTGCAAAACGTATTCGAGAAGGGAGGGCTACAGTTTGAGCCTATAATTGATAGCGTTGAGTCCCCTCGGTTGGACCAGTGGTGGCAAGATTTCAAGGGCGCATCCTCCGCCGCACATCCACCTCAGTACAAAGCGGCTGTTGCGAAGGACAAATCTCCGACTCCTCAAGACTCCGCAAAAGCACGTAttgaggaagacgatgatgacttcCAAGTTCAGTCTACACCCCCACACCTTCTGCCCCAGGGCAAATCAATGCATGCTAAGGAAACACTCGTCGCTGATGATGCGTCTACAGAGGGGGAATCCATAGCTTCGGCAGGCAGTGTATCACCAGGTCCTGGCACACGCAAGCCGAACAAACCGGTTCGTAAAATAGGAGCACTCGGTGGAAAGAAGCAGTCCACTCCACCTCTTTCCCCCAATCCTGTACAGTCTCATGCTCAGAAAAAGTCATTGAGCCAACAACACGATGATTCAGAGACGGCATCCGAGtcagaggatgatgataaaCCAGCTACCGCTGAAGTTGAGAAATCAGccccttcaacttcatcaccaccacGGCCAGCGGCAAATAGAAGCGGCCTTGGACGTATAGGAGGCAACAAGACAGAGCGTCTAGTTGAAGAACAGCCAGTCACCCTTAATCCGGAAGCGGGCGAGCCTAGCACGGCAGCAGTTTCTCATCGTCATTCCAACAAGTTAGGTGCTATTGGGAAGCACAAGGACAACATAAATGAAGCAATGAAGACGACGAACGAAGACAATCGAAGGAGTCGAACCGCTACCAAGGAAGTTACAGCAGAGTCCAGACCCAGAGAGACCTCACAGGAACGGGCGGACCGAAGGCGAGAGGAACTAAAAAAGGAGCTTGAAAAGAAAGCTGCTGCTGGTCCTGCTAAGAAGAAACGCAGATTTTGA